Proteins encoded in a region of the Pseudomonas sp. PDNC002 genome:
- a CDS encoding DUF1654 domain-containing protein, with product MTKQAVSAPEESGFHALDRLRLRVASMVGSPKAQADRRAVVWRLDSDTDEAWTQVMEELAETDGLTVTRLEDGTAVLEWQPSEEEGEGAQGEEEELPADFRVQYLHDQPAPF from the coding sequence ATGACGAAGCAGGCAGTCTCAGCACCCGAGGAAAGCGGATTCCATGCGCTGGATCGCCTGCGCCTGCGGGTGGCCTCGATGGTGGGAAGCCCGAAGGCTCAGGCGGATCGGCGCGCGGTGGTCTGGCGCCTGGACAGCGACACGGACGAGGCGTGGACTCAGGTGATGGAGGAGTTGGCGGAGACGGACGGCCTGACCGTGACCAGGCTCGAGGATGGGACGGCTGTCTTGGAGTGGCAGCCGAGCGAGGAGGAGGGCGAGGGCGCCCAGGGAGAAGAGGAGGAGCTACCGGCCGACTTCAGGGTGCAGTACCTGCACGA
- a CDS encoding site-specific DNA-methyltransferase — MTPAHQILVGDCLELLRAMPDESAHTCITSPPYFGLRDYGMAGQIGLEQTPAEFVTRLVEVFREVRRVLRDDGTLWVNMGDSYASIAGGYAPEGSAGKHDVVSRATRGAVRRGQRRSPPTGLKQKDLIGIPWRLAFALQDDGWYLRQDIIWHKPNPMPESVRDRCTKAHEYLFLLSKSPRYYFDRAAIAEPLAPASAARLAQTNWDQQRGSATPGKDNGAMKAVGGRRSKRYSFARETKNTPGTHGQKAQHRPDRPDIDYSATRNKRSVWSVPTAGFKGAHFATFPLDLIRPCVLAGAPRGGLILDPFGGAGTTGLVAMQEGRRSVLLELNPAYAAIADTRLSIAWIEGAAQLDIFNDTNEPAA, encoded by the coding sequence ATGACACCCGCTCACCAGATACTGGTCGGCGACTGCCTGGAGCTGCTCCGGGCAATGCCTGATGAGTCCGCGCACACCTGCATTACCAGCCCACCCTACTTTGGCCTTCGCGACTACGGCATGGCCGGGCAGATCGGCCTCGAGCAAACGCCCGCCGAATTCGTGACCCGCCTGGTTGAGGTGTTCCGCGAAGTACGCCGGGTGCTCCGAGACGACGGCACCCTCTGGGTGAACATGGGCGACAGTTACGCCTCCATCGCCGGAGGTTACGCGCCGGAAGGCTCTGCCGGAAAACACGACGTGGTGTCGCGGGCGACTCGCGGGGCCGTCCGACGCGGACAACGTCGCAGCCCTCCCACTGGCCTGAAGCAAAAAGACCTGATCGGCATCCCCTGGCGGCTTGCCTTCGCGCTTCAGGACGACGGCTGGTATCTGCGCCAGGACATCATCTGGCACAAGCCAAACCCCATGCCGGAAAGCGTGCGTGACCGCTGCACCAAGGCGCACGAATACCTGTTCTTGCTCAGCAAGTCGCCGCGCTACTACTTCGACCGCGCAGCGATCGCCGAGCCTCTGGCACCAGCTTCTGCCGCCCGCCTGGCCCAGACCAACTGGGACCAGCAGCGCGGATCTGCCACGCCAGGCAAGGACAACGGCGCAATGAAGGCCGTGGGCGGCAGGCGGAGCAAGCGCTACAGCTTCGCCCGGGAAACCAAGAACACCCCCGGCACCCATGGGCAGAAGGCGCAGCACCGGCCGGATCGGCCCGACATCGATTACAGCGCCACTCGGAACAAGCGCAGCGTCTGGTCAGTGCCCACCGCGGGCTTCAAGGGGGCGCACTTCGCCACCTTTCCACTCGACCTGATCCGCCCTTGCGTGCTTGCTGGAGCTCCGCGGGGCGGCCTAATCCTTGATCCTTTCGGCGGCGCCGGCACCACCGGCCTCGTCGCCATGCAGGAAGGTCGCCGGTCGGTGCTCCTCGAACTGAACCCCGCGTATGCCGCCATCGCTGATACGCGCCTGTCCATTGCCTGGATCGAAGGCGCAGCCCAGCTCGACATCTTCAACGACACCAACGAGCCCGCAGCATGA
- a CDS encoding DUF4406 domain-containing protein, translated as MQRIYLAGPMTGLPEFNYPAFHAEAARLRALGYHVENPADHGVINGFEWADYLRLDMQKLITCEAIALLPGWDKSKGARFEYHVASELGMQVFTASQITEPARSAA; from the coding sequence ATGCAGCGCATCTACCTCGCCGGCCCCATGACCGGCCTGCCAGAGTTCAACTACCCGGCCTTCCACGCAGAGGCCGCGCGCCTCCGCGCTCTCGGCTACCACGTCGAGAACCCGGCCGACCACGGCGTGATCAATGGCTTCGAGTGGGCCGACTACCTGCGCCTGGACATGCAGAAGCTGATCACCTGCGAGGCGATCGCCCTGCTACCGGGCTGGGACAAGTCCAAGGGCGCACGCTTCGAGTACCACGTCGCCAGTGAACTGGGCATGCAGGTGTTCACAGCAAGCCAGATCACCGAACCAGCAAGGAGCGCAGCCTGA
- a CDS encoding DUF3596 domain-containing protein: MGRDGRGVRAVSDSSIEITFMYRGVRCRERIALKPTATNLKRAEQHKAAVEHAIAAGTFDYAVTFPSSPRAAKFAPEVSQETLTGYLTRWLEAKRKHVSSSTFDGYRKIIEHRLIPGLGVLLVVDVKRKTVRDWLDGLEVGNKTLSNIQSCLRSALSDAVEEELIDSNPLAGWTYSRKEEVKDDDVDPFSPEEQQAILAAMEGQGRNLVQFALWSGMRTSELVGLEWGDIDWLRGEVHVMRAITQAAKGKAEVTKTASSRRSVKLLGPALEALKAQKAFTYLAHQEVFQNPRTGERWAGDGPIRKTLWQCALKRAGVRYRRPYQTRHTYASMMLSAGEHPMWVAQQMGHSDWTMIARVYGRWMPTADITAGTKAEALWIPDRSSEKQSVVKQPL; this comes from the coding sequence ATGGGTAGAGATGGGCGGGGAGTCCGAGCAGTCTCGGATTCGAGTATTGAAATCACCTTCATGTATCGGGGTGTCCGCTGCCGGGAAAGGATCGCGCTCAAGCCCACGGCCACTAATCTAAAGCGCGCCGAGCAGCACAAAGCGGCGGTCGAGCATGCGATCGCCGCCGGCACATTCGACTATGCCGTGACCTTTCCGAGCTCTCCGCGAGCCGCCAAGTTCGCCCCCGAAGTTTCGCAGGAGACACTGACCGGCTACCTGACTCGCTGGCTTGAAGCGAAGCGCAAGCACGTCTCCAGCAGCACCTTCGACGGTTATCGGAAGATCATCGAGCACCGCCTGATTCCGGGCCTGGGCGTTCTGCTGGTGGTCGACGTGAAGCGGAAAACAGTGCGGGACTGGCTGGACGGCCTCGAGGTCGGCAACAAGACGCTGTCGAATATCCAGAGCTGCCTACGCTCGGCGCTCAGCGATGCCGTGGAGGAGGAACTGATCGACAGCAACCCGCTGGCGGGCTGGACGTATAGCAGAAAAGAGGAGGTGAAAGACGACGACGTCGACCCGTTCTCGCCGGAGGAGCAGCAGGCGATTCTGGCCGCGATGGAGGGGCAGGGTAGGAACCTGGTGCAGTTCGCCCTGTGGTCTGGGATGCGCACCAGCGAGCTGGTGGGCCTGGAGTGGGGGGATATCGACTGGCTGCGTGGTGAAGTGCATGTGATGCGCGCCATAACGCAGGCGGCGAAAGGGAAAGCGGAGGTAACCAAGACCGCTTCGAGCAGGCGGAGCGTCAAGCTGCTCGGCCCTGCCCTGGAGGCGCTGAAGGCGCAGAAAGCCTTCACCTACCTGGCGCACCAGGAGGTATTCCAGAACCCGCGCACCGGAGAGCGCTGGGCCGGCGACGGCCCGATCCGGAAAACCCTGTGGCAGTGCGCGCTGAAGCGCGCCGGGGTCCGCTACCGGCGCCCATACCAGACCCGCCATACCTACGCCTCGATGATGCTTTCTGCCGGCGAACACCCGATGTGGGTCGCTCAGCAGATGGGGCATAGCGATTGGACGATGATTGCCAGGGTGTATGGGCGTTGGATGCCGACAGCTGATATAACCGCGGGGACCAAAGCTGAGGCTCTATGGATCCCAGATAGAAGTTCAGAAAAGCAGTCAGTCGTTAAACAACCGCTTTGA
- a CDS encoding DUF4365 domain-containing protein, giving the protein MARYSETERIGVSAIESIAARELKWIFREQMIADMGIDAQLELVEDGHPTGKLIGLQIKTGPGNFTVKDDVLVYYGSLEHREYWLNHSLPVIIIAHLPDTGETCWAHVSEENIEMTPKAWKIEIQRENVFGEAKRRSLSQVFEGTEAEQRLRRLAIDEPLMRHIKKGGSVSVELEDWINKSLGRTPITVYISGKGATETVEQKGFVFHARFNVERLALELFPWCTARLDKDFYEEYQDQNWFDEDTWRNDDAMISHREFYPYTNFSNEVDVYRIKLGLNKIGKAYLVLSDYLSKPKSKRLFND; this is encoded by the coding sequence ATGGCCAGATACAGCGAAACGGAACGTATTGGGGTTAGCGCGATTGAGTCGATTGCTGCTCGAGAACTTAAGTGGATTTTTCGGGAGCAAATGATCGCTGACATGGGGATCGATGCGCAGCTTGAGCTGGTAGAGGACGGTCATCCGACGGGCAAGCTTATAGGCCTTCAAATCAAAACCGGGCCTGGTAACTTTACCGTGAAAGATGATGTTCTGGTTTATTATGGGAGTTTGGAACATAGAGAGTACTGGCTAAACCATTCGCTTCCCGTAATCATTATTGCGCATCTGCCTGATACCGGGGAAACGTGCTGGGCACATGTTTCTGAAGAAAACATAGAAATGACGCCAAAGGCATGGAAGATTGAGATTCAGCGAGAAAATGTTTTCGGTGAAGCAAAACGAAGAAGCCTTTCTCAAGTATTTGAGGGGACGGAAGCAGAGCAGCGGTTGCGCAGGTTGGCGATTGATGAGCCTTTGATGAGGCATATTAAGAAAGGTGGCAGTGTGTCTGTTGAACTCGAGGATTGGATAAATAAGTCACTCGGTAGAACTCCCATCACTGTTTATATCTCAGGGAAAGGTGCGACAGAGACGGTAGAGCAAAAAGGTTTTGTTTTCCATGCGAGGTTTAATGTTGAGAGATTAGCACTTGAGCTTTTTCCTTGGTGCACTGCTCGCCTGGATAAAGACTTCTATGAAGAATATCAAGACCAAAACTGGTTCGATGAAGATACCTGGCGTAACGATGATGCCATGATTTCTCATAGGGAGTTTTATCCTTATACAAATTTTTCAAACGAAGTTGATGTTTATCGGATAAAGCTCGGGTTAAACAAAATCGGAAAGGCCTACCTTGTTCTTTCCGATTATCTGAGTAAGCCTAAATCAAAGCGGTTGTTTAACGACTGA
- a CDS encoding DUF480 domain-containing protein, with product MSQSLDTMPDFEPLSAVDARVLGCLIEKQLTTPEAYPLTLNSLVTACNQKTSRDPVMNVTPGQVGQSLRHLEGREMTRLVMGSRADRWEQRLDKALELVKPQVILLGLLFLRGPQTLNELLTRSQRMHDFDDTEEVRHQLERLAGRGMAVQLERQSGQREDRYMHLLGTEEDRQAAIAASGSRSSGERGDGGGHDEGRLVELEARIAALEERLALLELGVSRD from the coding sequence ATGAGCCAGTCGCTCGACACAATGCCCGACTTCGAACCGCTGAGCGCCGTGGATGCTCGCGTACTCGGATGCCTGATCGAAAAGCAGCTCACCACGCCCGAAGCCTACCCGCTGACCTTGAATTCCCTGGTCACCGCCTGCAACCAGAAGACCAGCCGCGACCCGGTCATGAACGTCACCCCGGGCCAGGTGGGGCAGTCCCTGCGTCATCTGGAAGGGCGCGAGATGACCCGCCTGGTCATGGGCAGCCGCGCCGACCGCTGGGAGCAGCGGCTGGACAAGGCCCTGGAGTTGGTCAAACCGCAGGTCATCCTGCTCGGCCTGCTATTCCTGCGCGGCCCGCAGACCCTCAACGAACTGCTCACCCGCAGCCAGCGCATGCATGACTTCGACGACACCGAGGAAGTCCGCCACCAACTCGAACGCCTCGCCGGCCGCGGCATGGCCGTGCAGCTGGAGCGCCAGAGTGGCCAGCGCGAAGACCGCTACATGCACCTGCTGGGCACTGAGGAAGACCGCCAGGCCGCCATCGCCGCCAGCGGAAGCCGTTCCTCCGGTGAGCGTGGTGATGGCGGTGGGCACGATGAAGGCCGTCTGGTCGAACTGGAAGCCCGCATCGCTGCCCTGGAAGAGCGTCTCGCGCTGCTGGAGCTGGGCGTTTCGCGGGACTGA
- a CDS encoding cache domain-containing protein — translation MSSEQHTDELQCCAQRIDASIRNVFQRLDELAGEVVGIWRELAKEGKRPSSKDLGALRPRIQHDLTDDGTRLHGTGVVIEPGELADQDMYLEWWYHGRGDKVVPMSLNFNRRSESFYNYLNMPWFSRPRASGQPSVVGPFVDLYGTDLYILAFSVPIQVDGRFIGVAAADIALHEFEGVLLGSLMQMGHEALVVNGEGRVVAANTANWFTGDLARRTLGRDAQGREQELAESFSHWAVIERPLNRRLAGAA, via the coding sequence ATGTCCAGCGAACAACACACGGATGAACTCCAGTGCTGCGCCCAGCGCATCGACGCTTCCATCCGTAACGTTTTCCAGCGTCTCGACGAGCTGGCGGGCGAAGTCGTGGGGATCTGGCGCGAGCTGGCGAAGGAGGGCAAGCGTCCTTCCTCGAAGGATCTCGGCGCCCTGCGCCCACGCATCCAGCACGATCTCACCGATGACGGCACACGCCTGCACGGCACCGGCGTAGTGATCGAGCCAGGCGAGCTGGCCGACCAGGACATGTACCTGGAGTGGTGGTACCACGGCCGCGGCGACAAGGTCGTGCCCATGAGCCTGAACTTCAACCGCCGCAGCGAGAGCTTCTACAACTACCTCAACATGCCCTGGTTCTCGCGCCCGCGCGCCAGCGGCCAGCCGTCAGTGGTCGGGCCCTTCGTCGACCTCTACGGCACCGACCTGTACATCCTCGCTTTCTCCGTGCCGATCCAGGTCGACGGTCGCTTCATTGGCGTCGCCGCCGCCGATATCGCCCTGCACGAGTTCGAGGGCGTGCTGCTGGGCAGCCTGATGCAGATGGGCCACGAGGCCCTGGTGGTCAACGGCGAAGGCCGCGTGGTGGCCGCCAACACCGCCAATTGGTTCACCGGCGATCTCGCCCGGCGCACCCTGGGTCGCGATGCGCAGGGGCGTGAGCAGGAGCTGGCGGAGTCCTTCTCTCACTGGGCGGTCATTGAACGACCGCTGAACCGCCGCCTGGCCGGTGCGGCCTGA
- a CDS encoding FCD domain-containing protein, with protein MNEFRKVRPASFMRLRQEGRTEEVARRLVEMVDLGLYAEGEQLPSESELAMQFGVATVTLRDALAELRERGVIETRRGRNGGSFVCSPQHTSEEALLGQLRQMSALELRDLGDEHVAIAGAAARLAAQRSTSDEQARIAQYLDALASATTRQEQRRADARFHIEIAVAAQSVRLTHAETRLQAEIGEWLWLPVEGFPGAATIEQEHRAILEAISAGDSNLAGALAEAHVTRGIKRLINLRLSLLADDG; from the coding sequence ATGAATGAATTCAGGAAAGTCCGCCCCGCCAGCTTCATGCGCCTGCGCCAGGAAGGGCGCACCGAGGAAGTCGCACGCCGGCTGGTGGAGATGGTCGACCTCGGCCTCTACGCCGAAGGCGAGCAACTGCCCAGCGAAAGCGAGTTGGCCATGCAGTTCGGCGTCGCTACCGTTACCTTGCGCGATGCGCTGGCGGAGCTGCGCGAACGCGGCGTGATCGAGACTCGGCGTGGGCGCAACGGCGGCAGTTTCGTCTGCTCGCCACAACACACCTCCGAGGAAGCATTGCTGGGCCAGCTGCGCCAGATGAGTGCACTGGAGTTGCGTGACCTGGGCGACGAACACGTCGCCATCGCCGGCGCGGCCGCGCGTCTGGCCGCCCAGCGTTCCACGTCCGATGAGCAGGCACGCATCGCCCAGTATCTTGACGCCCTGGCCAGCGCTACTACGCGCCAGGAACAACGCCGCGCCGATGCGCGTTTCCATATCGAGATCGCCGTCGCCGCCCAGTCCGTGCGCCTTACCCATGCCGAGACGCGCCTGCAGGCGGAAATCGGCGAATGGCTGTGGTTGCCGGTGGAGGGTTTCCCCGGCGCGGCGACCATCGAACAGGAACACCGCGCCATTCTGGAAGCCATCAGCGCCGGCGATTCGAACCTCGCTGGCGCGCTGGCGGAAGCCCACGTCACCCGTGGCATCAAGCGGCTGATCAACCTGCGCCTGAGCCTGCTCGCAGACGACGGCTGA
- a CDS encoding aldehyde dehydrogenase, with protein sequence MSQPTRAEWEARAKSLKIEGRAFIQGEYLAAASGDTFDCISPVDGRLLAKVASCDAADAERAVQSARATFDSGVWSREAPATRKAVMIRFAALLEEHAEELALLETLDMGKPIGDSLNVDLPGAAESLRWSGEAIDKVYDEVAATSHDQLGLVTREPVGVVAAIVPWNFPLMMAAWKLGPALATGNSVILKPSERSPLTAIRIAQLAIDAGLPAGVLNVLPGYGHTVGKALALHMDVDTAVFTGSTKIAKQLMVYAGESNMKRVWLEAGGKSPNIVFEDAPDLQAAAEAAAAAIAFNQGEVCTAGSRLLVQKSIKAKFLPLVVEALKGWKAGHPLDPETNVGALVDGRQLEQVLGYIQAGQDEGAKILTGGKRVLEETGGTYVEPTLFDGVSNAMKIAREEIFGPVLSVIEFEDAEEAIRIANDTPYGLAAAVWTRDISKAHLTARALRAGSVWVNMYDGGDMTAPFGGFKQSGNGRDKSLHAFDKYTELKATWIKL encoded by the coding sequence ATGAGCCAGCCAACCCGCGCCGAATGGGAAGCCCGCGCCAAGTCTCTGAAGATCGAGGGCCGCGCTTTTATCCAGGGCGAGTACCTCGCCGCCGCCTCCGGCGACACCTTCGATTGCATCAGCCCGGTGGATGGCCGCCTGTTGGCCAAGGTCGCCAGCTGTGACGCCGCCGATGCCGAGCGCGCCGTGCAGAGCGCCCGCGCCACCTTCGATTCTGGCGTCTGGTCGCGGGAAGCACCGGCCACCCGCAAGGCGGTGATGATCCGCTTCGCCGCCCTGCTGGAAGAACACGCAGAGGAACTGGCGCTGCTGGAAACCCTGGACATGGGCAAGCCCATCGGCGACTCGCTGAACGTCGACCTGCCGGGCGCCGCTGAGTCCCTGCGCTGGAGCGGCGAGGCTATCGACAAGGTCTACGACGAAGTGGCCGCCACCTCCCATGACCAACTTGGCCTGGTCACCCGCGAGCCGGTGGGCGTGGTTGCCGCCATCGTGCCATGGAACTTCCCGCTGATGATGGCCGCCTGGAAACTCGGCCCGGCACTGGCCACCGGCAACTCGGTGATCCTCAAGCCGTCGGAGCGCTCACCGCTCACCGCCATCCGCATCGCCCAGCTGGCCATCGACGCGGGCCTGCCGGCTGGCGTCCTGAACGTGCTGCCCGGCTACGGCCATACCGTCGGCAAGGCCCTGGCGCTGCACATGGACGTCGATACCGCGGTGTTCACCGGCTCCACCAAGATCGCCAAGCAACTGATGGTCTATGCCGGCGAATCGAACATGAAGCGCGTCTGGCTGGAAGCTGGCGGCAAGAGCCCGAACATCGTCTTCGAAGACGCCCCGGACCTGCAGGCCGCCGCCGAAGCCGCTGCCGCCGCCATCGCCTTCAACCAGGGCGAAGTCTGCACCGCCGGCTCGCGCCTGCTGGTGCAGAAGTCGATCAAGGCGAAATTCCTGCCGCTGGTGGTCGAGGCGCTCAAAGGCTGGAAAGCCGGCCATCCGCTGGACCCGGAAACCAACGTCGGCGCCCTGGTCGATGGTCGTCAGTTGGAGCAGGTGCTGGGCTACATCCAGGCCGGCCAGGACGAAGGCGCGAAGATTCTCACCGGCGGCAAACGCGTGCTGGAGGAAACCGGTGGCACCTACGTCGAACCGACCCTGTTCGACGGCGTGAGCAACGCGATGAAGATCGCCCGCGAGGAAATCTTCGGCCCGGTGCTCTCGGTCATCGAGTTCGAGGACGCCGAGGAAGCCATCCGCATCGCCAACGACACCCCGTACGGGCTGGCCGCAGCGGTGTGGACGCGCGACATCTCCAAGGCCCACCTCACCGCTCGTGCCCTGCGCGCCGGCAGCGTGTGGGTGAACATGTACGACGGCGGCGACATGACCGCGCCCTTCGGTGGCTTCAAGCAGTCGGGCAACGGTCGCGACAAGTCGCTGCACGCCTTCGACAAGTACACCGAGCTGAAGGCGACCTGGATCAAGCTGTAA
- a CDS encoding amino acid permease encodes MNSSIQPGAALDRDAEQLRALGYTSNFERSMTLWQNFALGFTYLSPVVGVYTLFGLCLAAGGPPMFWSYLLVGIGQMLVCLIFCEVVSQFPISGGVYPWARRLVGKRWAWMVGWIYSVSLCVTIAAVALGAGPYIATLLGFESTPVTNTFVALALTVIATLLNLSGTKLLARVAMFGFICELLGALVIGTYLLIFERHQPFSVLFNTFDIRIDGSYWPAFLTASLAGMFLYYGFEACGDVAEETPNPSRRIPKAMRMTIWIGGGAAIFAALALILAVPDMAAVISGADKDPMTTILDNAFGVTGARLVMAVIIVSFVSCVLSLQAAASRLLYSYARDEMVMGSGLLKRLSPNTHVPVAALIACGVIPSVIVCAGFYLQNAIAMVVSFAAIGIYLSFQMIVGGALFARLRGWKPSGAFTLGNWGWIVNILALTYGVLAIINMSWPRTPDAPWYLNYGIILVGGIVIVLGLAYMALFRPFDKGTAPHGDAWKLHQQ; translated from the coding sequence ATGAACAGCTCGATCCAGCCAGGCGCCGCCCTGGACCGCGACGCGGAGCAACTCCGCGCGCTGGGCTACACCTCCAATTTCGAACGCAGCATGACCCTGTGGCAGAACTTCGCCCTGGGCTTCACCTACCTTTCGCCGGTGGTCGGCGTGTACACCCTGTTCGGCCTGTGCCTGGCCGCCGGCGGCCCGCCGATGTTCTGGTCCTACCTGCTGGTGGGCATCGGGCAGATGCTGGTGTGCCTGATCTTCTGCGAAGTCGTCTCGCAGTTCCCCATCTCCGGTGGCGTCTATCCCTGGGCACGACGCCTGGTGGGCAAACGCTGGGCGTGGATGGTCGGCTGGATTTACTCCGTGTCGCTGTGCGTGACCATCGCCGCCGTGGCCCTGGGCGCGGGCCCGTACATCGCCACACTGCTCGGCTTCGAGTCGACGCCGGTGACCAACACCTTCGTTGCCCTGGCGCTGACGGTGATCGCCACCCTGCTGAATCTTTCCGGCACCAAATTGCTGGCCCGCGTGGCGATGTTCGGCTTCATCTGCGAGCTGCTCGGCGCGCTGGTGATCGGCACCTACCTGCTGATCTTCGAACGTCACCAGCCGTTCTCGGTGCTGTTCAACACCTTCGACATCCGCATCGACGGCAGCTACTGGCCGGCCTTCCTCACCGCCTCGCTGGCGGGGATGTTCCTCTACTACGGCTTCGAGGCCTGCGGTGACGTCGCCGAGGAAACCCCGAACCCCAGCCGGCGCATTCCCAAGGCCATGCGCATGACCATCTGGATCGGCGGTGGCGCAGCCATCTTCGCCGCCCTGGCGCTGATCCTCGCGGTACCGGACATGGCGGCGGTGATCTCCGGCGCCGACAAGGACCCGATGACCACCATCCTCGACAACGCCTTCGGCGTGACCGGCGCGCGCCTGGTGATGGCCGTGATCATCGTCTCCTTCGTCTCCTGCGTACTCAGCCTGCAGGCCGCCGCCAGCCGCCTGCTGTACTCCTACGCCCGCGACGAGATGGTGATGGGCAGCGGCCTGCTCAAGCGCCTGTCGCCCAACACCCACGTACCGGTCGCCGCGCTGATCGCTTGCGGCGTGATCCCCAGCGTCATCGTCTGCGCCGGCTTCTACCTGCAGAACGCCATCGCCATGGTGGTCAGCTTCGCTGCCATCGGCATCTACCTGTCGTTCCAGATGATCGTCGGCGGCGCCCTGTTCGCCCGCCTGCGCGGCTGGAAGCCGAGCGGCGCCTTCACCCTGGGCAACTGGGGCTGGATCGTGAACATCCTGGCGCTGACCTATGGCGTGCTGGCGATCATCAACATGTCCTGGCCGCGCACGCCGGATGCGCCCTGGTACCTGAACTACGGGATCATCCTGGTGGGCGGCATCGTGATCGTACTGGGCCTGGCCTACATGGCCTTGTTCCGCCCCTTCGACAAGGGCACCGCTCCCCATGGGGATGCGTGGAAGCTGCATCAGCAATAA
- a CDS encoding glycosyltransferase, with the protein MKVLHFYKTFGPEQYGGVEMFIRHLTRATALQGCENTVLSLAREPMKPVTTSSFRLVQAKQDLQIASTGFSWSALGAFAQLAEQADVIHYHFPWPFMDLVHLLEGRGKPSVVTYHSDIVRQKVLLQLYRPLMHAFLGRVDAIVATSPNYLQSSAVLRRHADRACSIPIGLEQDLYPRPDPTHVAELRQRYGERFYLFVGVLRYYKGLHYLLDAMRDAPWPLLIVGAGPMERQLMQLAAESGLRNVHFLGQVDEQEKINLMSACYGVIFPSHLRSEAFGIGLLEGAMMGKPLICSEIGTGTSFINRHAETGIVVPPANALALRQAMQTLWDDPELAERYGQAARSRFLNTFTARGMGEAYTEMYAKVVRL; encoded by the coding sequence ATGAAGGTCCTGCACTTCTACAAGACCTTCGGCCCGGAGCAGTACGGCGGGGTCGAGATGTTCATTCGGCATCTGACTCGCGCAACGGCTCTCCAGGGATGCGAGAACACGGTGCTTTCGTTGGCCAGGGAGCCGATGAAGCCGGTGACGACCTCCAGTTTCCGACTGGTGCAGGCCAAGCAGGACCTGCAGATCGCGTCCACCGGCTTCTCCTGGTCTGCTCTGGGAGCGTTCGCGCAGCTCGCCGAGCAGGCGGACGTCATTCACTACCATTTTCCCTGGCCATTCATGGACCTCGTCCATCTGCTCGAAGGTCGAGGAAAGCCCAGCGTGGTGACGTATCACTCGGACATCGTGCGACAGAAGGTCCTGCTGCAGCTCTATCGGCCGCTGATGCATGCGTTTCTCGGGCGGGTGGATGCAATCGTCGCCACCAGCCCGAACTATCTGCAAAGCTCCGCCGTGCTCCGTCGTCATGCAGACAGGGCCTGCTCGATTCCGATCGGACTGGAACAGGACCTCTACCCGCGTCCTGATCCCACCCATGTCGCGGAGTTACGCCAGCGATACGGCGAGCGCTTCTACCTGTTCGTCGGTGTGCTGCGTTACTACAAGGGGCTGCACTATCTGCTCGACGCGATGAGGGACGCTCCCTGGCCCCTGCTCATTGTCGGCGCCGGGCCGATGGAGCGCCAACTGATGCAGCTGGCCGCGGAAAGCGGTCTGCGTAACGTGCATTTCCTGGGGCAGGTCGATGAGCAGGAGAAGATCAACCTGATGTCCGCCTGCTACGGAGTCATCTTCCCTTCGCACTTGCGCTCGGAGGCGTTCGGTATCGGCTTGCTGGAAGGGGCCATGATGGGCAAGCCGCTGATCTGCAGCGAGATTGGTACTGGCACCAGCTTTATCAACCGGCATGCCGAAACTGGCATCGTGGTGCCGCCAGCCAATGCGTTGGCATTGCGCCAGGCGATGCAAACCCTGTGGGATGACCCCGAGTTGGCTGAGCGCTACGGGCAGGCAGCACGGTCGCGTTTTCTCAACACATTTACCGCTCGCGGAATGGGTGAGGCCTATACCGAGATGTACGCAAAGGTGGTACGGCTCTGA